A region of Corvus cornix cornix isolate S_Up_H32 chromosome 3, ASM73873v5, whole genome shotgun sequence DNA encodes the following proteins:
- the LOC120411793 gene encoding uncharacterized protein LOC120411793: MSIKDLHSLRKDYTRRSDESIISWMVRIWDAAGDDVMLDGAEARHLGSLSQDPVIDQEMKREANSTSLWRRVLTGVMERYMCGDDLYMQQTPWKTIEQGIQRLRELGVVEVVFTHDPGLRSPDRARVIPYMWRKLIHLGPPEYASALAIMKPDYGANETVRDMAVKLRAYADSVHGPTHARIAAVETHMQKMEDEMKKSLQEIKECLLRGRSPERRYIPRSELWNFLCDSGENMRKWGGQPTSALAARVSELKERKSQKGGSTKKEVAPVACSQIAGNDGKDDGMSNSHEGTSKIQAQGKKDNQA; the protein is encoded by the coding sequence ATGTCCATAAAGGACCTTCACAGCCTAAGAAAGGATTACACCCGACGGTCCGATGAATCCATAATAAGTTGGATGGTCCGTATTTGGGATGCGGCAGGTGATGATGTGATGCTGGATGGTGCTGAAGCGAGGCATTTGGGATCCCTGTCACAAGATCCAGTGATCGACCAAGAGATGAAAAGGGAGGCTAACTCTACCAGTCTCTGGAGACGAGTTTTGACAGGCGTGATGGAAAGATATATGTGTGGAGATGATCTCTACATGCAGCAAACCCCGTGGAAGACCATAGAACAAGGGATCCAACGCCTGAGAGAACTAGGGGTGGTAGAGGTTGTCTTCACACATGACCCAGGATTGAGGAGTCCAGACCGGGCCAGAGTTATTCCATACATGTGGCGAAAACTCATACATCTTGGGCCACCAGAATACGCTTCTGCTTTAGCAATAATGAAACCGGACTACGGTGCGAATGAGACCGTGCGGGATATGGCAGTGAAGCTCAGAGCATATGCAGACTCTGTGCATGGCCCAACACATGCAAGAATCGCAGCTGTGGAAACACATatgcagaaaatggaagatgaaatgaaaaagagtcTCCAGGAGATTAAAGAGTGCCTTCTCCGCGGACGTTCCCCAGAGAGAAGGTACATCCCACGAAGTGAGctgtggaatttcctgtgtgaCAGTGGGGAAAACATGAGGAAGTGGGGTGGACAACCCacttctgctctggcagcacgAGTGAGTGAATTGAAGGAGCGCAAGTCTCAGAAAGGGGGATCTACCAAAAAGGAAGTAGCTCCAGTTGCCTGTAGCCAAATTGCcggaaatgatggaaaagacGACGGCATGTCCAATTCCCATGAAGGAACTTCTAAGATACAggcccagggaaagaaggatAACCAGGcatag